The DNA region AGTCGGCGACGTCGTACCCGGCGTCGGCCTGCGGCGAGGCGTAGAACGGGGACAGCCAGACGGCGTCCGCGCCGAGATCCCTGAGGTGCGGCAGGCGGGCCGTCACGCCCGGCAGGTCGCCCATGCCGTCGCCGTCGGAGTCGGCGAAGCTGCGCGGATAGACCTGGTAGATGACGGCGTCGTGCCACCAGCCGCCGCGAGCGGCGCGGACGCCGTCGGTGGTGGCCTCGTCGGCTTCGGCGCGGACGCCGTCCGTGGCGGTGGTGACGTCGGCGGTGGCGTCGGTGATGTGCTGCGTCATGAAGTCCCTTGCCGGTACGGGGATCCCCTGCCGTTCCCCACAGTGTCGCCCCGACGGATCCGGGCACTGGGATGAACGTGCCGTGCGAGGCGAAGGTCACGAACGCCGGGCGGACCTCGCCCGGGAGAGGCGGATCCTAGCGCCGAGCCCGTGGCGGGCGCGCCAGGTCGGGTGATCTCCACCGTTCCAGGTCGTACCGCGGCCACGTACTCCCCGGTGGTGTGTTAGGGCGCTAGCGTGGACGGGCGGGCCTCAAAAAGGCCAGTTACCGTCCACCGCTCCTGGGGGATGTCCACGTGGGCGTCAGGGACAAAGCAGTAAAAGGTGAAAAAGGGGATGCCGGACCGGTGGCCACCACGGTCCTGGTCGTCGACGACGTGGCCGCGAACCGGTACGCGCTGGGCGCCGTGCTGCGCCGCGCGGGCCACCGGGTCGTCCTGGCCGCGAGCGCGGGGGAGGCGCTGTCCGAACTCGACGTGCGGCTGCGCGCGGGCGAACTGCCCGACGTGGCCCTCGTCGACGTGGGCCTGCCCGACATGAGCGGCTACGACCTGTGCCGCCGCCTGAAGGCCTCCCCGACGACCGCGTCCCTGCCCGTCGTGCACTTCTCCGCCGCCGCGCACGGCTCCGTGGACCGCTGCCGCGGCCTCGACGCGGGCGGCGAGGCCTACCTGACGGTGCCCGCCGAACCGGAGGAGATCGCCGCCGTCGTCCGCGCCGCCGCCCGCGGCGCCCGGAACCGCAGCGCCGCACAGACCCGGGCGGGCCGCCTCAGCCGCCTCGCCGAGACCGTCCTCGACGTGCAGTCCGCGAGCTCGGTGCCCGAACTGGTGGACGCGGCGGCGGCCGGCGCCGCGGCCCTCGCCGCCGCCCCCGCCGCGGCCTTCGTCCTCGGCGAGGAGGGCGAGATCCACTGCGGCCGCTCCCACCGCCCCGCCGCCGTGGAGCCGCCGGGGCCCGACGCGCACGAGAGCGTCGCCCACCTGATGTGGCGCCTGATGTCCGGCAGGAGCGGCGTCCACACCACGACCGTGCCGGGGCCGATGTGGCCCGCGGGGTTCGTTGGGCCGGCGCGGGGCGCGTCACGGCTCACGGCCGGACGCGGTGGGGAGCCGGGGCGGTCCGAGGCGGCCGGGGGCCGAGCGCGTGAGAGCGGCGAGGAGATCCTGGCCCGCCCGCGCGAGGGATGCCCGACCCCCTGGTCGGACGCGGGCGCGGCGGCGGTCGCCGGGCTCGTGGTGCCGGGGGAGGGAGCGCTGCTCGCCCTCGCCCGCACCCGCGAGGACCGCGCACCGGTGTGCCTGGCCACCGCCGCGGACGCCCAGACCTCCGCCCCCGACCTCGGCCGCCTGGCCCACGCCACGGCCCGCGTCGCGGAACGGCTGCTGATGTACGAGAAGGAACGCCACATCGCCCTGACCCTCCAGCACAGCTTCCTGCCGAGCGCGCTGCCCGAACTGCCGGACACCGAGATCGTCGTGCGCTACGAACCCGCCTCCCGGCAGGCGGAGATCGGCGGCGACTTCTACGCCGCGCTGCCCACGCCCGCCGGGGTGCTCACCGGCATCGGCGACGTCGTCGGCCACTCCCTCGACGCCGCCACGGTGATGGTGGAGCTGCGCCACGCGCTGCGCGCGTACTGCATCGAGGACCCCGACCCCGGCCGCCTCGCCACCCGCCTCGACCGGATGCTCCAGCGCTACCACCCCGACGTCACCGCCACCATGTGCCTGACCCTCGTCGACCCGCCCACGGGCCGCGTCCGCGTCGCGAACGCCGGACACATCCCGCCGCTCGTCGTGAGCAGCACGGGCCCGGCCGCGTACATCGAGGCGAGCGGCCCCCTGCTCGGCCTCGGCCTCGACCGGCCGCCGCCCGTGGAGACCCGCCTCACCCCCACGGACCGCATGCTCATGGTCACCGACGGACTCATCGAGACCCGTGGCACGGACCTCGCCGTGTCCCTGGAGCACCTGCGCCTCGCGGCCGCCGCCGCCCCGCCCGGCGTGACCGCCCTGTGCGACACGCTCCTGGAGAGCTTCGGCCGCGAACGGGACGACGACATCGCCCTGTTGGCGCTGCGCCTGACCGTCCCTCCCGGCGGCGCCTAGGACGGTCGGCCTTGCGCACGGAACGCGTACGGAGACAGGGTGATCACCGCACACCCGTATCCGTATCCGTTTCCGCACGCGCGCCGGAGAGAGCCCCATGCCGCAGATCACCGTCGACTACTCCGAGCCGCTCGCGGACTCCTTCGACCGGCGGGGCCTCGCGCTCGCGCTGCACCCGCTGCTGGTCGAGGAGACGGCCGCCACCCTGGAGAGCTGCAAGACCCGCTTCGTGCGCACCGAGGCGACCGTCGTGGGCGGCGACGAGGACGGGCACGCGGTGGTGCACGTGCTGATCGGCCTGCTCCCCGGCCGCACGGCCGAGGCCAAGGCACGGGTGACGGAGGGGGCGATCGCTCTCGTACGCCGTCATCTCAAGCCCGTCGAGGGGCGCGTGGTGCACGTCTCTGCGGAGGTGCGCGACCTCGACGCGTCCTACCGCAGGGCGACGGACACCTGACGTGCCGTGCGCCCGAGGGGCGTGAGCGGCGCCCGCTGGGCTAGGGCAGGGCCGCGCCGGGCGCCAGTGCGGCGAGCCGGGTGAGGAGGTCCGCGAACGGCCCGTCGGCGGGCTCGTCCGCGAGGATGCGGCCGAGCAGCAGCGCCATCTCGTCGTCGTAGGCGGCGCTCACCGCCGCCAACGCGGCGAAGTCGTGGACGAGTTGGAGCTCCAGCTCGGCACGCGGGATGCGGCGGCCGTCCAGCCAGATCAGCGCCGTCGACTCGGCCAGCGAGATCCAGGAGCGCACCACCAGTTCGAGCCGGGCGGGCGGCGCCGTCACGCCGAGGTGCGCGAGGATCTGGTCGTAGGCGGCCTGCCGCACCGAGTCGATGAGCGCGTTGGTCGTCGAGGAGCCCACGGCGGGGCCGCCGCGCATCAGCGCGGAGAAGCCCGGCCCGTGCTCGTCGACGAAGCCGAGGAAACGTCCCGTCACGCGCAGCAGCCGCGCCCCCAGCGGCCCTTCGTGCGGTTCGAGGAACCGCTCGGCCAGCTCGTCGGCGGCCCGCTTGAGCGCCGCCTCGTACAGGCTGAGCTTGCCGGGGAAGTAGTGGTACACGAGCGGACGCGAGATGCCCGCGGCCGACGCTATCTCGTCGATGGAGACGTCGTCGGGGGAGCGGTGGCTGAACAGTTCGAGCGCGACCCCGATCAGTTGCTGCCGCCGTTCCTCGACACCCATCCTGCGGCGCGTCCCCGTAGTCATGCGAACACTCTACCGATGCGATCCGGCCGCGAACGGACGCCCCCGCTCCGCCCCTTCGCCCGCGCGGTGTCCCCGCCGCGCCCGCCGCGCCGTCACGCGTCGAGCACGAGCCGCGCCCCGCGCGCCCGTGACACGCAGATCAGCATCGAGTCCGCGCGCTCGCCGTCGGTGAGCAGTTCGTCGCGGTGGTCGATCTCGCCCTCCAGGACCCGGTGTTGGCAGGTCCCGCAGAAACCCTGCTCGCAGGAGTACGGGGTGTCGGGCAGCTCGGCGCGGACGGCCGCGAGCACCGTGGTGTCCGCGCCCACGGTCACCGTGCGGCCGCTGCGCCGCAGTTCGACCTCGAAGGCGCTCTCGCCGCCCGCGGCCGCGACGGGCGCGAACCGCTCCAGGTGCGGCGCGCACCCCTCGGGCAGTGCCCCGGCGACGGCGTCCATCAGCCCCTCGGGCCCGCACACGTACACGGCACCCGCCGCGCCCGCCCCGAGAAAGCCCGCCACGTCGGGCCGCCCGCTCTCGTCCTCGGCGACGACGGTCACCCGACCGCCCGGCCCGCCCAGCTTCTCCAACTCCTCCAGGAACGGCATGGAGGCCCGGCTCCGCCCGCAGTACAACAGCCGCCAGTCGGCACCCGCCGCCTCCACCGCCCGCACCATGGCGAGGATCGGCGTGATGCCGATGCCGCCCGCGACGAAGGCGTACGACGCGGCGCCTTCGAGCAGCGGGAACCGGTTGCGCGGTCCGCGCACCTCCACCTCCGCCCCCGCGCACAGCTCCTCGTGCACCTCGCGGGACCCGCCGCGGCCGCCCTCGTCCACGCCGATGAGCCGCGTGGCCACGGTGTACGAGGAGGAGTCCTCGGGGTCCCCGCACAGCGAGTACTGCCGCACGAGCCCCGAAGGCAGCACGAGATCCAGATGCGCGCCCGGCTCCCAGGCGGGCAGCCCGTCCAGGTGCCCGCCCTCCAGGCGCAGTTGTACGACGCCGTCGGCGATCCGCTCGTGCCGGGCGACGCGCAGCCGCAGTGCCCGCGAGCGCGGCTGCCCGGAGACGGGTTCGTCGAGGGCGGGCAGCGGCCACAGCGGGGAGGCGCCGATGCGGCGGCGCAGGGCGCGGCGGGCGAGGAGTGCGGCGCCGGCCGCCAGGAGGGTGGCGCGGACGGCGCGGGTCAGGGGCAGCGGCATGTCAGGCGGCCCCGTTCGCGCGGGCCTCGGCGGCGGTGGCCGCGGGGGACGAGGCGAGGTAGGCGACGGCCTGTGCGGTGCTGCCCTCCTGGGAGGGGTGGTAGGCGCGGCTCAGATAGCGCGGGATGGAGCGGATCATGTCACCGGTGGTGGGCAGGGTGCCGGCCCGGCCGCTGCGGTGGAAGTCCCGGAAGGAGGCCTTGCCGTCGACGAGCGTCGGGTCGTTCGCCATGAAGAACCGGGCGCCGCGCTGCCACAGGAACACCAGCGCCGTGAAGGCCGTGGCCCAGGTGCGGGCGCGGCGGCGGTAGCCCCCGTCGACGTGCATGAACAGGTCGAAGGCGACGGCCCGGTGCTCGACCTCCTCCGCGCCGTGCCAGCGCAGCAGGTCCAGCATCGTCGGATCGGCCCCCCTGCGGTCCAACTCCTCGGCGTTCAGGACCCAGTCGCCAAGAAACGCGGTGTAGTGCTCGATCGCGGAGATCATCGCGACGCGCTCCATCAGCCACCAGTGCCGGGGCCTGCCCGGCGGCAGCGTGCGGTCGCCGAGCAGCTTCTCGAAGAGCCAGTCGACCTGGGCGGTGTACGGGGTGGGGTCGAGGCCCTGCTCCCGCAGGTGCGGCAGGACCTCGTCGTGGGCCTGCGAGTGCATGGCCTCCTGGCCGATGAACCCGATGACGTCCTCGCGGAGCCGCTCGTCGCGGATGAGCGGCAGCACCTGCTTGTACACGTGCACGAACCAGCGTTCGCCCGCCGGGAGCAGGAGGTGCAGCACGTTGATCGTGTGCGTCGTGAAGGGGTCCCCCGGGAGCCAGTGGAGCGGGGTGCTCTCCCAGGAGAAGGAGACGTTGCGTGCCTTGAGCGCTATGTGCTCGGAGGCGACGGGCTGCGGGCGCCGGGCCTTCGTATTAGACATGGCGTCAATGTACTGGTGGGTAGCTGGGGTGGTACAGGTGTGTGCGGCGACTTTCCCCGATCCCGCCCCTTCCCGAAACCGGGGCTCCGCCGCTGGACCCCGGGGGTGGGTGTCCCCTTCGGGTGGGACAGCCCGCCCCCGGATCGGCGCTTCCCGCCTCGTCCTCAAACTCCCCCAAGCTCTTAAGGAGCAGGGGGACCCCCCACGACGGGCTGAAGACTTCCCCGGGGCGGGCCGCAAAGGCGCTGCGGGGCGGGCCGGAGCGGTGCTGTGGGGCCAGGTGTTTCGGGGCTGATGGTGCCGGGCTGTTGGTGCGAGGTTGGGCGGGTGGGTGGGAGAAAAGCCTGTCCGGCGGTTGAGGACGAGGCGCGGAGCGGCGATCGGGGTCAGCGCAAGGTGGGGAGTTTCGTGCCGTCGGGCAGGGTGCCCGTCACCGTGGGGCGGGTGCCCTGGCGGGTGGGTGCGGCGAGCGTGTTGCCGGAGGCGCGTTCGCCGCCGGACACGGCCACGGACGACACGTCCTTGCTGCCCGCGGCGAGCAGATACCAGCCCCCCGCGGGGGACTTCCACAACACCCCGGCCAGCACCCGCGGCTCCCGCACCCCGCAGGCGGGCCCTCCCTCGGCCTTGGCGGCAACGGCTCCCGCCCCGGACCCGGGCGCGAGGAACTGGGCGAGCACCCGCCCGCCCCCGCCCCGCCAGGTCTCGGCCCGCGTGCACACCCACGCGGCCGCACCGCTCCCGTCGGGCATCGCCTGCCGGGCGTACTGCCAGGAGTTCACGGCCCGCACCCCGTGCGACCGGGCCGCGGCGAGGGAGCACGCGGTCCGCGCCCAGTCCCGGGGCGCGGCCTCCCGGGGCGCGTCGGGCCGCCCCGCGGTGAGGTGCGCGGGCGTCAGCTCACCGAGGTCGGTGGCGAGCCGCTCCGCCCCGGTGTGGTCGCGGAGCTGCAGGGTGTTCCAGGAGCGGCACTCGCGGGCGAGGGCGGGACTGCCGAAGGGGTCGGTGACCCCGTCGGCGGAGCGGCGCAGCTCAGTGGCGGCGGCGTCGGGCTTGAGCAGATCGCGTACGGAGGCGGTACGCACCCAGGGAGCCGTCAGATAGCGGACGTTGCCGTCGGCGCGGCCCACGACGACGGCCCCGGAGTCACCGGCGTCCGCGCCGTCGACGCGGGCGAAGTCGAGGGCCGCGCCGCCGGTCCCGTCCCGCGGCTCGGCGTACCGCACCACCCGCAGCCCGTCGTACAGGAGCACCACGCGGGCCCCGTCGACGGGTCCGGCGAACAGCAGTTGCGGGGCCCCGGGCGGCGCCCCCGACGCGGTGCCGGGCGTCGCGGACACCTGCACGGTCTCGCCGGGCCGCGCCCACACGGCGAGGGCGCGCCTGAGCAGCGCCTTGTCGTCGGTGAGTTCGCCGCGCGCGGGCCACACGGAGTAGTCGGTGCGGGCGGACTGCTTCCAGGCGGTGGGCGCCGCCCTGGTGAGCCGCCCGGGGTCGAGGGCGGCCTCGGCGGCAGGGTTCTTCGCGTACGGGGGCGCGGCGGCGCCGTCCGGGCCCCAGCCGTCGCCGGGCATCCCGAGCAGCGCCCCGCACACGAGGGCGGCGACGGCCGCGACCGCGGCGGCCTTCAGGTGCTGGCGGCGGCGCATCAGGTCGGTGGGCCGGGCCTGCAGGGAGCACGGGTCGAACTCGGGCGACTCCAGGAGCGCGGCGGGGCCCCGGCCGCCGGGCGGCCCTCCGGCGCCGGCCTCGGCGAGCGCGGCGGCGATGCCGTCGGCCTCCTCGGAGTCGGCGTCGGTGTCGACGCCGATGGCGTCGAGGATCCGCCGCGTCTCGTCGTCCGTGAGGCGTTCGAGCCCGCGCAGGACGTACGCGGCGCGGGCGGGCCCGGACAGGGCGGCGAGCCGCTGGTCCAGGGCGAGTTCGTCGGCGCCGCCGGAGCGCGGGAACAGCCTGAGGCCCCACACCTGCGGCAGCAGCGGCGGCAGTTGGGCGCGCTTGGGCCAGGCCCGCCGCTTCAGCGGGAGCCCGGCGTCCAGTGCGGCGCGCAGCACCTGGCAGCGGACGTAGGCGTAGCCGGGGTCGGTGCCCCGGCCCGCCTGCCTGCGCTGGTCGGGGACCACGGGGACGCTGGCGCGGCCGCGCGGGAGCGCGCGCTGGACCAGGGCGTGCGCGGTCAGGACGCGGCGGTTGCGGCCGAGGGCCGGGGGCAGCACCAGGTAGGCGAGGCGGACCAGGCGCGGGTAGTGCTCGACGAGGGCGGCCTCGGCCTGCTCCACGTCGACGACGGGTGATGCGGTGCCGCTCGGGGAGGCGGCCTTCGTGGACTGCGATGACGACACGTTCAGCAGAACGAGCGAATCGTCCGGCGGTCACTTCACGCTGGTGGGCGCGGGGCCTCCGGCGGGGGCGCGTGGGGTACGCGGGGTCACTCGGGCTCGACCAGGAGGCGTGCGTAGTTCGCCATCGAACGCTGGTAGCGCGGGAGATGGGGCGCCAGGGCGCCCACCGCCAGGGAGACGGCCTCGCGGCCGCGGTCCGCGTCGATCAGGCACAGGGCCAGGGTGGCGCGGACGGCGTCGTCCAACTCGTCGTGTTCCGCGTCCAGTTCCGGGGTGAGCAGGGCGATGGCCTCCTCCACTCGGCCCGTGTTCCGCAGGGAGCTGGCCAGTTGGATCGTGGTGCGGCGTCTGCGGTAGCCGTCGATGCCGCGGGCCAGGGCCTCCTGGTACAGGGGGACGGCCTTGTCCGAGTGGCCGGTCGAGTCGAAGGCGCAGGCTCGTTCGAAGGGGCCCACGGCGCCGGCCTCCGGCAGTTCCCGGACCAGTTCGTCGATCCGTTCCCTGAACTCCTCCGCTCGTTCCTCCCCGTACGTGTCGAACTCGTCCCACGCGGTGGCTATGCGCTTCTCCCAGGCTGCGTCCATCGCCACACTCTGGCACGACGCCTTTCCCCTGGCCTCGCATTTTGCGCCCGCCCGGGTGCCCCCCCGCTTCCCGGCGCTCCGCGCCTCGTCCTCAAGCGCCGGACGGGCTGTCTCCCACCCGCCCGCCCGGACTTGCACCGGCGTGCCCGATGGCCCGGCACCTCAGCTCCGCCGGGGGCGCCCCCGGATCGCGCTGCGCGCTCGTCCTCAAGCGCCGGACGGGCTCTCTCCCACCCGCCCGCCCCCGCCATTACCGCGGCCGGGGCGGTCCGCACTGCCTGCCCGGAGCGCCTACAGCCCGGCCCGCCGTACTTCAGCCCGCCACGCCGGTGCGTCCTCAGCCCGTCCGCAGGACCTTTGAGTCCGCCTCGGGGAAGTTCTCAGCCCGTCGTGGGGGTCCCCCCTGCTCCTTAAGAGCTTGGGGGCGTTTGAGGACGAGGCGCGAAGCGCCGATTCGACGGTGCCCTCGTCCCACGGCAACGGGGACGCCCACCCCCGGGGTCCAGGGGCGGAGCCCCGGTTTCGGGAAGCCCCGATGCTCGCTAGTAGGAGTTCTAGAGCGTAGTGCCTGGTCAGGGCCTAGGGAAGTGCTCTTCATGCCCCAGTGGTGGGCGGTTCGGTAGGCGTCGCTCCGCCCGGCATATAGACGCACTTCAGTTGCGAGAGCCCACCTGTCAGATTGACCCGCGTGACTGGCTCGTAGTACTCCCACCCTGCGCGCACGCTGCGCCCCTGGCCGGCTCGCTTCACGGTTCCGGTGCCAGGGTCGCGCTGCACGCCCCATCGGTACGGTGCGTTGCCGAAGTCGACCCACACAGGCATACCGTCGAGCTTGTGCCCGCCCTTGTACAGGACACACGAGTACACAGTCATACCTTTGATGTCTGCCCTTAACGCATGATCGCGTACCGAGCACGCCACAGCCCCACACGGCACATGTCCGGTGGGGCCGTGTGGTCGTTGCTCAGCCGCAGAACGACGACTTCACGGCGGTCACGATGTCGGCCGCCTGGTCGTCCGTGAGGCTCGGGACCGTGCCCCCCTCGTACCGGTACTTCGCGTTGGCCCGCACCGTTGCCGCGCCCTTGCCACCCTTGATGTCCGAGCACACGTTGCGGGCCCGGGACACAGCGCGGTCCTCCTTGGCGACCAGACCGGGCTCGATGGCCGACAGGGCGCGTATCAGCCTCGCTGTCTGCGCGGGGTCCGGCGAGGGGATGCCGCTGCCCGCAGCGGGCTTGGACGGCTTCTCGTCGGGCTTGCTCTCCTTCTTCACGGACTCCGTGACGGACGGCTTGGGCTTGGCTTCCGCCTCGCTGCTGTCGTCGTCCTGGAACAGCGAGCCCACAGCGCCGATAGCGAAGAGTGCTACGCCGCCGATCAACCAGTTGCGCGTCTTTCGTTTCATTGGTCCCTCCCCTGATCCTCTGCAAGATCACTCATGCCTATCACGGCACCTACACACCGTGAGCGCACTTCAGACACAAGATGGGCCCCGCCCGACATGGCAGCCGAGCGGGGCCGAGTCCTGCGCCTACGGGCACTTAGCGCCGAGTGGTCCAGTGCATGCCGGGCAGCTCGTCCCACTGTGCGAGCGGGCCGTACAGGTGCACGCAGTCAGGGCACACGAAGTGCGTGAACCAGGCGCCGCCGCTCTGCTTCTGCACTTCGCCTACGGGGACGGGTGCTGTCGTCTGGTGGCCGCAGATGCCGAGCACGGGTCGCGTGGGGGTGGTGGGCTCGCTGGTGACTCCGTCGGGGGTCATGCGGACACC from Streptomyces flavofungini includes:
- a CDS encoding DUF732 domain-containing protein, coding for MKRKTRNWLIGGVALFAIGAVGSLFQDDDSSEAEAKPKPSVTESVKKESKPDEKPSKPAAGSGIPSPDPAQTARLIRALSAIEPGLVAKEDRAVSRARNVCSDIKGGKGAATVRANAKYRYEGGTVPSLTDDQAADIVTAVKSSFCG
- a CDS encoding PDR/VanB family oxidoreductase, with the protein product MPLPLTRAVRATLLAAGAALLARRALRRRIGASPLWPLPALDEPVSGQPRSRALRLRVARHERIADGVVQLRLEGGHLDGLPAWEPGAHLDLVLPSGLVRQYSLCGDPEDSSSYTVATRLIGVDEGGRGGSREVHEELCAGAEVEVRGPRNRFPLLEGAASYAFVAGGIGITPILAMVRAVEAAGADWRLLYCGRSRASMPFLEELEKLGGPGGRVTVVAEDESGRPDVAGFLGAGAAGAVYVCGPEGLMDAVAGALPEGCAPHLERFAPVAAAGGESAFEVELRRSGRTVTVGADTTVLAAVRAELPDTPYSCEQGFCGTCQHRVLEGEIDHRDELLTDGERADSMLICVSRARGARLVLDA
- a CDS encoding TetR/AcrR family transcriptional regulator, which codes for MTTGTRRRMGVEERRQQLIGVALELFSHRSPDDVSIDEIASAAGISRPLVYHYFPGKLSLYEAALKRAADELAERFLEPHEGPLGARLLRVTGRFLGFVDEHGPGFSALMRGGPAVGSSTTNALIDSVRQAAYDQILAHLGVTAPPARLELVVRSWISLAESTALIWLDGRRIPRAELELQLVHDFAALAAVSAAYDDEMALLLGRILADEPADGPFADLLTRLAALAPGAALP
- a CDS encoding metal-dependent hydrolase; translation: MSNTKARRPQPVASEHIALKARNVSFSWESTPLHWLPGDPFTTHTINVLHLLLPAGERWFVHVYKQVLPLIRDERLREDVIGFIGQEAMHSQAHDEVLPHLREQGLDPTPYTAQVDWLFEKLLGDRTLPPGRPRHWWLMERVAMISAIEHYTAFLGDWVLNAEELDRRGADPTMLDLLRWHGAEEVEHRAVAFDLFMHVDGGYRRRARTWATAFTALVFLWQRGARFFMANDPTLVDGKASFRDFHRSGRAGTLPTTGDMIRSIPRYLSRAYHPSQEGSTAQAVAYLASSPAATAAEARANGAA
- a CDS encoding tetratricopeptide repeat protein, with protein sequence MDAAWEKRIATAWDEFDTYGEERAEEFRERIDELVRELPEAGAVGPFERACAFDSTGHSDKAVPLYQEALARGIDGYRRRRTTIQLASSLRNTGRVEEAIALLTPELDAEHDELDDAVRATLALCLIDADRGREAVSLAVGALAPHLPRYQRSMANYARLLVEPE
- a CDS encoding fused response regulator/phosphatase gives rise to the protein MATTVLVVDDVAANRYALGAVLRRAGHRVVLAASAGEALSELDVRLRAGELPDVALVDVGLPDMSGYDLCRRLKASPTTASLPVVHFSAAAHGSVDRCRGLDAGGEAYLTVPAEPEEIAAVVRAAARGARNRSAAQTRAGRLSRLAETVLDVQSASSVPELVDAAAAGAAALAAAPAAAFVLGEEGEIHCGRSHRPAAVEPPGPDAHESVAHLMWRLMSGRSGVHTTTVPGPMWPAGFVGPARGASRLTAGRGGEPGRSEAAGGRARESGEEILARPREGCPTPWSDAGAAAVAGLVVPGEGALLALARTREDRAPVCLATAADAQTSAPDLGRLAHATARVAERLLMYEKERHIALTLQHSFLPSALPELPDTEIVVRYEPASRQAEIGGDFYAALPTPAGVLTGIGDVVGHSLDAATVMVELRHALRAYCIEDPDPGRLATRLDRMLQRYHPDVTATMCLTLVDPPTGRVRVANAGHIPPLVVSSTGPAAYIEASGPLLGLGLDRPPPVETRLTPTDRMLMVTDGLIETRGTDLAVSLEHLRLAAAAAPPGVTALCDTLLESFGRERDDDIALLALRLTVPPGGA
- a CDS encoding 5-carboxymethyl-2-hydroxymuconate Delta-isomerase, which produces MPQITVDYSEPLADSFDRRGLALALHPLLVEETAATLESCKTRFVRTEATVVGGDEDGHAVVHVLIGLLPGRTAEAKARVTEGAIALVRRHLKPVEGRVVHVSAEVRDLDASYRRATDT